In Micromonospora sp. WMMA1363, a genomic segment contains:
- a CDS encoding M48 family metallopeptidase has protein sequence MNFFERQRRVRRLSVRLVLLFVLAVVGIVAVVNVAVVLAFNAAAGRPQDLLGLVAVVTVGTVAVIGLAALVRTVALRGGGGKVARELGGVAVPADTTDPELRRLRNVVEEMALASGVPVPEIYVLPDETAINAFAAGWTPSDAAVAVTQGTLRRLNRDELQGVIAHEFSHVVNGDMRLNIRLMGLLFGILFLAVIGRGLLRAGVLGGGRDRSGGGGGGGANPLPLIGLAMVAAGYVGVVAGRLIQASVSRQREYLADAAAVQYTRQTRGIAGALKKIGGLTGGSTLKAPKRDEVGHMLFGDATGRASWFATHPPLADRIKALDPSFDPAELRQLARRWSSSPPAGRQEDVALGLAPRPAAEAAGATADAAGATPAKGHRVPVAPAEVLGRVAAPTGTAYRHAAAILDRIPPDLRARARDREAVVPLLLGLLLGADPSVRSRQHAGLADRHGRDLADAALREANAQAGLHPLLRLPLAELSFPALRDRSGTELEALLAAVFTLIRADAAIDVSEYCLSRLLLDELQESLHPRSRWRTDRRRLTDARSATAALLATLAQVGHGGRTAAEPAFRAGVAILRPGAELPYAPPGNGVLALETAWPVLDELRPEDKARLVAATVAVISHDGTMTVPEIELLRTICGLLHCPLPPLAGFDLG, from the coding sequence ATGAACTTCTTCGAACGCCAGCGCCGGGTCCGACGGCTGTCGGTGCGCCTGGTGCTGCTGTTCGTGCTCGCCGTGGTGGGCATCGTCGCGGTGGTGAACGTCGCCGTGGTGCTGGCGTTCAACGCCGCCGCCGGGCGGCCGCAGGACCTGCTCGGCCTGGTCGCCGTGGTCACCGTCGGCACGGTTGCGGTGATCGGGCTCGCCGCGCTGGTCCGCACGGTGGCGTTGCGCGGCGGAGGCGGGAAGGTGGCCCGCGAGCTGGGCGGGGTGGCCGTGCCGGCGGACACCACCGACCCGGAGCTGCGCCGGCTGCGCAACGTCGTCGAGGAGATGGCGCTGGCCTCCGGGGTGCCGGTGCCCGAGATCTACGTCCTGCCCGACGAGACGGCCATCAACGCCTTCGCCGCCGGCTGGACCCCCTCCGACGCCGCCGTGGCGGTCACCCAGGGCACGCTGCGCCGGCTCAACCGGGACGAACTCCAGGGCGTGATCGCCCACGAGTTCAGCCACGTCGTCAACGGCGACATGCGACTCAACATCCGGCTGATGGGCCTGCTGTTCGGCATCCTCTTCCTGGCGGTGATCGGTCGCGGCCTGCTGCGGGCCGGCGTCCTGGGCGGCGGCCGCGACCGCAGCGGCGGGGGCGGGGGCGGCGGCGCCAACCCGCTGCCGCTGATCGGGCTGGCGATGGTGGCCGCCGGATACGTCGGAGTGGTCGCCGGGCGGCTCATCCAGGCGTCGGTGTCCCGGCAACGGGAGTACCTGGCCGACGCCGCGGCGGTGCAGTACACCCGCCAGACCCGCGGGATCGCCGGCGCGCTCAAGAAGATCGGCGGCCTGACCGGCGGGTCCACGTTAAAGGCACCGAAACGCGACGAGGTGGGCCACATGCTCTTCGGCGACGCCACCGGGCGCGCGTCGTGGTTCGCCACCCACCCGCCGCTGGCCGACCGTATCAAGGCGCTCGACCCGTCGTTCGACCCCGCCGAGTTGCGGCAGCTCGCCCGGCGGTGGTCCTCGTCGCCCCCCGCTGGACGGCAGGAGGACGTCGCCCTCGGGCTGGCGCCGCGACCGGCGGCGGAGGCCGCGGGCGCGACGGCGGACGCCGCGGGCGCGACGCCGGCGAAGGGCCACCGAGTGCCGGTCGCGCCGGCCGAGGTGTTGGGCCGGGTGGCCGCGCCCACCGGTACCGCCTACCGCCACGCGGCGGCGATCCTCGACCGGATCCCGCCGGACCTGCGGGCCCGGGCGCGCGACCGGGAGGCCGTCGTACCGTTGCTGCTCGGTCTCCTGCTCGGCGCGGACCCGTCGGTGCGGTCCCGCCAGCACGCCGGGCTGGCCGACCGGCACGGCCGCGACCTGGCCGACGCCGCCCTACGCGAGGCGAACGCCCAGGCTGGTCTGCACCCGCTGCTCCGGCTTCCCCTAGCCGAGCTCTCCTTCCCCGCTTTGCGCGACCGTTCCGGCACCGAGCTGGAGGCGCTGCTGGCCGCCGTGTTCACCCTGATCCGCGCCGATGCCGCGATCGACGTGTCCGAGTACTGCCTGTCCCGGCTGCTGCTGGACGAACTCCAGGAGTCGCTGCACCCCAGGTCCCGCTGGCGTACCGACCGACGCCGGCTCACCGACGCCCGCTCGGCGACGGCCGCCCTGCTCGCCACTCTGGCTCAGGTTGGCCACGGCGGACGCACCGCCGCCGAACCGGCCTTCCGCGCCGGGGTGGCGATCCTGCGGCCCGGAGCGGAGCTGCCCTACGCGCCGCCGGGCAACGGCGTCCTGGCCCTGGAGACCGCCTGGCCGGTGCTGGACGAGCTGCGCCCGGAGGACAAGGCCCGACTGGTGGCGGCGACCGTCGC
- a CDS encoding LemA family protein, producing the protein MDVFIGVACLALIVVAVLGFGVSIYNGLVRARNAYRNAFAQIDVQLVRRHDLIPNLVEVAKGYLKHERETLEAVIAARTSAVSAQAAAAAAPGEPGAMRQLSGAENALTATLGRLFALAEAYPDLKANQNMMQLSEELTSTENRVAFARQAYNDAVMTYNNKREVFPSSLVAGMFSFGPAELFEPEGPEQRRAPQVSF; encoded by the coding sequence GTGGACGTATTCATCGGAGTGGCGTGCCTGGCGCTGATCGTCGTGGCGGTGCTCGGTTTCGGCGTGTCGATCTACAACGGGCTGGTCCGGGCGCGCAACGCCTACCGCAACGCCTTCGCCCAGATCGACGTCCAGCTCGTCCGCCGCCACGACCTGATCCCCAACCTCGTCGAGGTGGCGAAGGGCTACCTCAAGCACGAGCGGGAGACGCTGGAGGCGGTCATCGCGGCCCGGACGTCAGCGGTCAGCGCACAGGCCGCCGCCGCCGCGGCACCGGGCGAGCCGGGCGCGATGCGGCAGCTCAGCGGCGCGGAGAACGCCCTCACGGCCACGTTGGGTCGGCTGTTCGCCCTCGCCGAGGCGTACCCGGACCTGAAGGCCAACCAGAACATGATGCAGTTGTCGGAGGAGCTGACCTCCACGGAGAACCGGGTGGCCTTCGCCCGCCAGGCGTACAACGACGCGGTGATGACCTACAACAACAAGCGCGAGGTCTTCCCGTCCAGCCTGGTCGCGGGCATGTTCTCGTTCGGGCCGGCCGAGCTGTTCGAGCCCGAGGGCCCGGAGCAGCGCCGGGCACCGCAGGTCTCCTTCTGA
- the dnaE gene encoding DNA polymerase III subunit alpha: protein MGESFAHLHVHTEYSMLDGAARLKDLFAEASRLGMPAVAMTDHGNMHGANDFYKQATAAGVKPILGIEAYVAPESRFHKQRVRWGRPEQKSDDVSGSGGYTHMTIWARNKAGLNNLFTLTTRSYTEGFFVKWPRMDAELLTEHADGLMATTGCPSGEVQTRLRLGQYDEALKAAARYQEIFGKENYFLEIMDHGISIERRVRQELMEISRKLDIPPVVTNDSHYTHESQAEAHDVLLCVQTAANVADPNRFRFDGSGYYIKSADEMRAVDSSDFWQAGCRNTLLVAEKVDPAGMFEFRNLMPRFPLPEGETEESWFRKETFAGLARRFPDGVPDGHVRQVEYELGVIIQMGFPSYFLVVADFITWAKSQGIAVGPGRGSAAGSLVAYALGITDLDPIPHGLIFERFLNPERVSMPDVDIDFDERRRGEVIKYVTEKWGEDKVAQIATFGTIKAKAAIKDSARVLGYPYAVGDRITKAMPPAVMGKDIPLTGIFDPKHPRHAEAGEIRGLYDSDPDVKKVIDTARGIEGLIRQTGVHAAGVIMSAEPIIEHIPLMRRDADGAIITQFDYPTCESLGLLKMDFLGLRNLTIIDDALKNIESNHGRTVDLLELPLDDKPTYELLARGDTLGVFQLDGGPMRSLLRMMKPDNFEDISAVLALYRPGPMGANSHTNYALRKNGLQEITPIHPELAEPLEEILGPTHGLIVYQEQVQRAAQKLAGYSLGQADLLRRAMGKKKKEVLDKEFVPFRDGMRGNGYSDEAIQTLWDILVPFADYAFNKAHTAGYGLVSYWTGYLKANYPAEYMAALLTSVGDDKDKMALYLSECRRMGIQVLPPDVNTSAGPFTPVGRDIRFGLAAIRNVGANVVAAIMRCRDEKGEYADFYDFLSKVEAVVCNKKTIESLIKAGAFDSLEHPRKGLLAVHADAIDAYADVKRKEAVGQYDLFGAGFGDADGAGNTTVMPTIAEGEWDKRDKLAFEREMLGLYVSDHPLFGLEHVLGATADCTIAALSEEGTVPDGAVVTLAGILSGVQRRVTKQGRAWASATLEDLAGGVETLFFPNTYEVIGQYIAEDAIVVVKGRVDRRDDTPRIMAMDMSIPDISSNPANKPVTLTIPVYRCTPPLVERLKETLVLHPGDTEVHVKLLNGGKVTTLRLGPFRVAPTTALMGDLKSVLGPANVS, encoded by the coding sequence ATGGGCGAATCGTTCGCGCATCTGCACGTGCACACGGAGTACTCGATGCTCGACGGCGCGGCCCGGCTCAAGGACCTCTTCGCCGAGGCCAGTCGCCTGGGGATGCCGGCGGTCGCGATGACCGACCACGGCAACATGCACGGCGCGAACGACTTCTACAAGCAGGCCACGGCCGCCGGGGTGAAGCCGATTCTGGGCATCGAGGCGTACGTCGCGCCGGAGTCGCGGTTCCACAAGCAGCGGGTGCGGTGGGGTCGGCCGGAGCAGAAGAGCGACGACGTCTCCGGTAGCGGTGGCTACACCCACATGACCATCTGGGCACGGAACAAGGCCGGTCTGAACAACCTGTTCACACTCACCACCCGGTCGTACACCGAGGGCTTCTTCGTCAAGTGGCCCCGGATGGACGCGGAGCTGCTCACCGAGCACGCCGACGGGCTGATGGCGACCACCGGCTGCCCCTCGGGCGAGGTGCAGACCCGGCTGCGGCTGGGTCAGTACGACGAGGCGCTCAAGGCCGCGGCGAGGTACCAGGAGATCTTCGGCAAGGAGAACTACTTCCTGGAGATCATGGACCACGGCATCAGCATCGAACGCCGGGTCCGCCAGGAGCTGATGGAGATCTCCCGCAAGCTCGACATCCCGCCGGTGGTCACCAACGACTCGCACTACACGCACGAGTCGCAGGCAGAGGCGCACGACGTGCTGCTCTGCGTGCAGACCGCGGCGAACGTCGCCGACCCCAACCGGTTCCGGTTCGACGGCAGCGGCTACTACATAAAGTCGGCCGACGAGATGCGCGCCGTCGACAGCTCCGATTTCTGGCAGGCGGGCTGCCGCAACACACTGCTGGTCGCCGAGAAGGTCGACCCCGCCGGGATGTTCGAGTTCCGCAACCTGATGCCGCGTTTCCCGCTGCCGGAGGGAGAGACCGAGGAGTCCTGGTTCCGCAAGGAGACCTTCGCCGGACTGGCCCGCCGCTTCCCGGACGGCGTCCCGGACGGGCACGTCAGGCAGGTCGAGTACGAGCTGGGCGTCATCATCCAGATGGGCTTCCCGTCGTACTTCCTCGTGGTCGCCGACTTCATCACGTGGGCCAAGAGTCAGGGCATCGCCGTCGGACCGGGCCGTGGGTCGGCCGCCGGCTCGCTGGTCGCGTACGCCCTGGGCATCACCGACCTGGACCCGATCCCGCACGGGCTGATCTTCGAGCGGTTCCTCAACCCCGAGCGGGTCTCGATGCCGGACGTCGACATCGACTTCGACGAGCGTCGGCGCGGTGAGGTGATCAAGTACGTCACCGAGAAGTGGGGCGAGGACAAGGTCGCCCAGATCGCGACTTTCGGCACGATCAAGGCGAAGGCCGCGATCAAGGACTCGGCGCGGGTGCTCGGCTACCCGTACGCGGTCGGCGACCGGATCACCAAGGCGATGCCGCCGGCGGTGATGGGCAAGGACATCCCGCTGACCGGCATCTTCGACCCGAAACACCCCCGGCACGCCGAGGCCGGCGAGATCCGGGGCCTCTACGACTCCGACCCGGACGTCAAGAAGGTGATCGACACCGCGCGCGGCATCGAGGGGCTGATCCGGCAGACCGGAGTACACGCCGCCGGCGTCATCATGTCCGCTGAGCCGATCATCGAGCACATCCCGCTGATGCGGCGGGACGCCGACGGGGCGATCATCACGCAGTTCGACTATCCGACCTGCGAGTCGCTCGGGCTGCTGAAGATGGACTTCCTCGGCCTGCGCAACCTCACCATCATCGACGACGCCCTGAAGAACATCGAGAGCAACCACGGGCGCACCGTCGACCTGCTCGAGCTGCCGCTGGACGACAAGCCGACGTACGAGCTGTTGGCCCGGGGTGACACCCTGGGTGTCTTCCAGCTCGACGGCGGGCCGATGCGCTCGCTGTTGCGGATGATGAAGCCGGACAACTTCGAGGACATCTCCGCGGTCCTGGCGCTGTACCGGCCCGGCCCGATGGGCGCCAACTCACACACCAACTACGCGTTGCGTAAGAACGGCCTCCAGGAGATCACCCCGATCCACCCGGAGCTGGCCGAGCCACTGGAGGAAATCCTCGGCCCCACCCACGGCCTGATCGTCTATCAGGAGCAGGTGCAGCGTGCCGCGCAGAAGCTGGCCGGCTACTCGCTCGGCCAGGCCGACCTGTTGCGCCGGGCGATGGGCAAGAAGAAGAAGGAGGTCCTCGACAAGGAGTTCGTGCCGTTCCGTGACGGCATGCGCGGCAACGGCTACTCCGACGAGGCCATCCAGACGTTGTGGGACATCCTGGTCCCGTTCGCCGACTACGCCTTCAACAAGGCGCACACCGCCGGGTACGGTCTGGTGTCGTACTGGACGGGCTACCTCAAGGCGAACTACCCGGCCGAGTACATGGCCGCACTGCTCACCTCGGTCGGTGACGACAAGGACAAGATGGCGCTGTACCTGTCGGAGTGCCGCCGGATGGGCATCCAGGTGCTACCGCCGGACGTGAACACCTCGGCCGGACCGTTCACCCCGGTCGGGAGGGACATTCGCTTCGGCCTGGCCGCGATCCGCAACGTCGGCGCAAACGTGGTCGCCGCGATCATGCGCTGCCGGGACGAGAAGGGCGAGTACGCCGACTTCTACGACTTCCTGTCCAAGGTGGAGGCGGTGGTCTGCAACAAGAAGACCATCGAATCGCTGATCAAGGCCGGAGCGTTCGACTCGCTGGAGCACCCACGCAAGGGCCTGCTCGCGGTGCACGCCGACGCCATCGACGCCTACGCGGACGTGAAACGCAAGGAGGCCGTCGGCCAGTACGACCTGTTCGGCGCCGGCTTCGGCGACGCCGACGGTGCGGGCAACACCACGGTCATGCCGACCATCGCCGAGGGGGAGTGGGACAAGCGGGACAAGCTCGCGTTCGAACGCGAGATGCTCGGCCTGTACGTCTCCGACCACCCGTTGTTCGGCCTGGAGCACGTGCTCGGCGCGACGGCGGACTGCACCATCGCCGCGCTCTCCGAGGAGGGCACCGTCCCCGACGGCGCGGTGGTCACCCTCGCCGGCATCCTCTCCGGTGTGCAGCGCCGGGTCACCAAGCAGGGCCGGGCGTGGGCATCGGCCACCCTGGAGGACCTGGCTGGCGGGGTGGAGACGCTGTTCTTTCCGAACACCTACGAGGTGATCGGGCAGTACATCGCCGAGGACGCCATCGTGGTGGTCAAGGGACGGGTCGACCGCCGCGACGACACACCCCGGATCATGGCGATGGACATGTCCATACCGGACATCAGCAGCAACCCGGCGAACAAGCCGGTCACCCTGACCATCCCGGTGTACCGCTGTACGCCGCCGCTGGTGGAGCGGCTCAAGGAGACCCTGGTCCTGCACCCCGGCGACACCGAGGTGCACGTCAAACTGCTCAACGGCGGCAAGGTCACCACACTGCGGCTGGGGCCGTTCCGGGTGGCGCCCACCACCGCCCTGATGGGTGACCTGAAGAGTGTCCTCGGTCCGGCCAACGTCAGCTGA
- a CDS encoding aminotransferase class V-fold PLP-dependent enzyme, with product MEIEQVQKLWQPQPGWLNTASYGLPPDPAWAAVQEALAGWRVGRMAWESWDESTARSRAAFARLVGVAAGDVTIGSTASQLFAPVAAALPPGATVVVPEVEFTSNLFPWLVQEQRGVRVRSVPLAGLVDAIDADTDLVAFSLVQSADGTVLRYDEVVAAARAHGALVAVDATQACGWLPFDAGRADAVVVAAYKWLMAPRGVALAYYAPELRERMRPDAACWYAGADPHVSYYGPPLRLADDARRFDISPAWFSFVGAAPALELLVEIGVPAVHTHDLALANRFLAGLGRPAGDSAIVTVEVPDAAEKLERAGVRAAVRAGRVRASFHLYSTEEDVDLALAALTG from the coding sequence GTGGAGATCGAACAGGTGCAGAAGCTGTGGCAGCCCCAGCCGGGCTGGTTGAACACCGCCAGCTACGGGCTGCCGCCCGACCCGGCGTGGGCGGCGGTTCAGGAGGCGCTCGCCGGCTGGCGCGTGGGGCGCATGGCGTGGGAGAGCTGGGACGAGTCCACCGCGCGGTCCCGGGCCGCGTTCGCCCGCCTGGTCGGGGTCGCCGCCGGGGACGTGACCATCGGCAGCACCGCGTCGCAGCTGTTCGCCCCGGTGGCGGCCGCGCTTCCGCCCGGTGCCACCGTGGTCGTACCCGAGGTGGAGTTCACCTCCAACCTCTTTCCCTGGCTGGTGCAGGAGCAGCGCGGTGTGCGGGTGCGCAGCGTCCCGCTGGCTGGTCTGGTCGACGCGATCGACGCCGACACCGACCTGGTCGCGTTCAGCCTGGTGCAGTCGGCCGACGGGACGGTGCTCCGGTACGACGAGGTCGTCGCCGCGGCCCGCGCGCATGGCGCGCTCGTGGCCGTCGACGCCACCCAGGCGTGCGGTTGGCTCCCGTTCGACGCCGGCCGCGCGGACGCGGTCGTCGTCGCCGCGTACAAGTGGCTGATGGCGCCGCGGGGGGTCGCCCTGGCGTACTACGCGCCGGAGCTACGCGAGCGGATGCGCCCCGACGCCGCCTGCTGGTACGCCGGGGCCGACCCGCACGTCTCCTACTACGGCCCGCCGCTGCGGCTGGCGGACGACGCGCGGCGGTTCGACATCTCCCCGGCCTGGTTCAGTTTCGTCGGAGCGGCCCCGGCGCTGGAACTGCTGGTGGAGATCGGCGTTCCGGCGGTCCACACCCACGACCTGGCCCTGGCCAACCGATTCCTCGCCGGGCTGGGCCGGCCGGCCGGTGACAGTGCGATCGTCACCGTCGAGGTGCCGGACGCCGCGGAGAAGCTGGAACGTGCGGGGGTGCGGGCGGCGGTCCGTGCGGGTCGGGTGCGGGCCTCCTTCCACCTGTACTCCACCGAGGAGGACGTCGACCTGGCCCTCGCCGCGCTGACCGGCTGA
- a CDS encoding SPFH domain-containing protein, with amino-acid sequence MPVGFTFAIVTVIALVVAAITARVAPNQAARRMATLAALACFVLAVLTTAATSAHSVPIRSVGIVTSFGKPTGEVTGSGLKWVAPWQKVGEWDAGRQKYDHIGGGDCVRVRTGTLADACVEVLVEWQVKPENAPKQFMDYKGDFDSFRGQRVGVQLDSAVNDAFATYNPLENIDGATGNLNVDLKPFAESIKTSAETRLASDVDILSVTITRVNHDDKTEGNIKAFQDKLAQTRNLEQDRKNADIQKQITETNAKVDKVTRCLEIADKNGSNPGLCINPGIVTGAK; translated from the coding sequence ATGCCCGTCGGCTTCACATTCGCCATCGTCACAGTGATCGCCCTGGTGGTCGCCGCCATCACGGCGCGGGTCGCGCCGAACCAGGCGGCCCGCCGCATGGCCACCCTGGCGGCGCTCGCCTGCTTCGTGCTGGCCGTGCTGACCACCGCCGCTACCAGCGCCCACTCGGTGCCCATCCGGTCGGTCGGCATCGTCACCAGCTTCGGCAAACCGACCGGCGAGGTCACCGGCTCCGGCCTGAAGTGGGTGGCGCCGTGGCAGAAGGTCGGCGAGTGGGACGCCGGCCGGCAGAAGTACGACCACATCGGCGGCGGCGACTGCGTCCGGGTCCGCACCGGCACCCTCGCCGACGCCTGCGTCGAGGTGCTCGTCGAGTGGCAGGTCAAGCCGGAGAACGCGCCCAAGCAGTTCATGGACTACAAGGGCGACTTCGACAGCTTCCGGGGCCAGCGGGTCGGCGTCCAGCTCGACAGCGCCGTCAACGACGCCTTCGCCACCTACAACCCGCTGGAGAACATCGACGGCGCCACCGGCAACCTCAACGTCGACCTGAAGCCGTTCGCCGAGAGCATCAAGACCAGCGCCGAGACGCGGCTCGCCAGCGACGTCGACATCCTGTCCGTGACGATCACCCGGGTCAACCACGACGACAAGACCGAGGGCAACATCAAGGCCTTCCAGGACAAGCTGGCGCAGACCCGTAACCTGGAGCAGGACCGCAAGAACGCCGACATCCAGAAGCAGATCACCGAGACCAACGCCAAGGTCGACAAGGTGACCCGCTGCCTGGAGATCGCCGACAAGAACGGCAGCAACCCGGGGCTGTGCATCAACCCGGGAATCGTCACCGGCGCCAAGTGA
- the ruvC gene encoding crossover junction endodeoxyribonuclease RuvC: MRVLGVDPGLTRCGVGVVEGVPGRPCALVAYYVVNTDPGDELPARLLHLDRTLTDLLAEHRPDGLAVERVFSQHNVRTVMGTAQASGIAMLAGARAGLPVQTYTPSEVKAAVTGSGQADKAQMTAMVTRLLRLPEPPRPADAADALALAICHVWRGGTRSKLAAAADRVRRGGSR, from the coding sequence GTGCGGGTGCTCGGCGTCGACCCGGGGCTGACCCGGTGCGGGGTCGGTGTGGTCGAGGGCGTGCCGGGACGCCCCTGCGCCCTGGTCGCCTACTACGTCGTCAACACCGATCCCGGGGACGAACTGCCGGCGCGCCTGCTGCACCTGGACCGGACGCTCACCGACCTGCTGGCCGAGCACCGGCCGGACGGTCTCGCCGTGGAGCGGGTCTTCAGCCAGCACAACGTCCGGACGGTGATGGGTACCGCGCAGGCGAGCGGGATCGCGATGCTCGCCGGTGCCCGCGCCGGGCTGCCGGTGCAGACGTACACGCCGAGTGAGGTGAAGGCGGCGGTGACCGGTTCCGGCCAGGCGGACAAGGCTCAGATGACCGCCATGGTGACCCGGTTGCTGCGGCTACCCGAGCCGCCCCGACCGGCCGACGCCGCCGACGCGCTGGCGCTGGCTATCTGTCACGTCTGGCGCGGCGGCACCCGCTCGAAGCTGGCCGCCGCGGCCGACCGTGTACGACGAGGAGGAAGCCGATGA
- the ruvB gene encoding Holliday junction branch migration DNA helicase RuvB → MTDDNLVSAYVSDAERDAESSVRPKRLAEFIAQHRVRDQLDLLLQGAMRRGDPPDHILLSGPPGLGKTTLANIVAAELGTGIRVTSGPAIERSGDLAAILTSLAEGDVLFIDEIHRIARPAEELLYSAMEDFRVDVVVGKGPGATAIPLDVEPFTLVGATTRSGLLTGPMRDRFGFVAHLDFYAPAELEALLHRSARILGVPITADGAAEIAGRSRGTPRIANRLLRRVRDFAEVRVDGVVTRETARAALTVYDVDALGLDRLDRAVLTALVDSFRGGPVGLSTLAVAVGEQPDTVEEVCEPFLVRAGLLARTPRGRVATEAAWHHLGRMPPNGIFGSDTPSVPDLFSGEPDQP, encoded by the coding sequence ATGACCGACGACAACCTGGTCTCGGCGTACGTCAGCGACGCGGAACGGGACGCGGAGTCCAGCGTCCGGCCGAAGCGGCTGGCGGAGTTCATCGCCCAGCACCGGGTCCGCGACCAGCTGGACCTGCTGCTCCAGGGCGCGATGCGCCGGGGCGACCCGCCTGACCACATCCTGCTGTCCGGGCCGCCTGGCTTGGGTAAGACCACCCTGGCCAACATCGTCGCCGCCGAGCTGGGCACCGGCATCCGGGTGACCAGCGGGCCGGCGATCGAGCGCTCCGGGGACCTGGCCGCCATCCTGACCAGCCTCGCCGAGGGTGACGTGCTCTTCATCGACGAGATCCACCGGATCGCCCGGCCGGCGGAGGAGCTGCTCTACAGCGCGATGGAGGACTTCCGCGTCGACGTCGTGGTCGGCAAGGGGCCCGGCGCGACCGCGATCCCGCTGGACGTGGAGCCGTTCACGCTGGTCGGCGCCACCACCCGGTCCGGTCTGCTCACCGGTCCGATGCGGGACCGGTTCGGCTTCGTCGCGCACCTGGACTTCTACGCTCCGGCCGAACTGGAGGCGCTGCTGCACCGCTCGGCGCGGATCCTCGGCGTGCCGATCACCGCCGACGGTGCCGCCGAGATCGCCGGCCGGTCGCGGGGGACCCCCCGCATCGCGAACCGGCTGCTGCGGCGGGTGCGGGACTTCGCCGAGGTCCGGGTGGACGGCGTGGTCACCCGGGAGACCGCGCGGGCGGCACTCACCGTGTACGACGTGGACGCCCTCGGGCTTGACCGGCTGGACCGCGCGGTGCTCACCGCGCTGGTCGACTCGTTCCGGGGCGGCCCGGTGGGCCTGTCGACGCTCGCCGTGGCGGTGGGGGAGCAGCCGGACACGGTGGAGGAGGTCTGCGAACCGTTCCTGGTCCGCGCCGGCCTGCTCGCCCGTACGCCCCGGGGTCGGGTCGCGACCGAGGCCGCCTGGCATCATCTGGGGCGTATGCCACCGAATGGTATATTCGGATCAGATACCCCTTCCGTGCCTGATCTGTTCTCCGGGGAGCCCGATCAGCCGTGA
- the yajC gene encoding preprotein translocase subunit YajC: protein MLYAQSAGGAGGFTPILMIALLFGVMYFMMIRPQQKRRREAEAMQSALAAGDEVVTIGGLYGTVTEVDDDAVLLEVAPGVRSRFARPAIARVVTKAEHPVAPAADDADADVVKE from the coding sequence GTGCTTTACGCACAATCGGCCGGCGGAGCCGGCGGCTTCACGCCCATCCTCATGATCGCCCTGTTGTTCGGCGTCATGTACTTCATGATGATCCGTCCGCAGCAGAAACGGCGTCGCGAGGCGGAGGCGATGCAGTCCGCGCTGGCCGCGGGCGACGAGGTCGTCACCATCGGCGGTCTCTACGGCACCGTTACCGAGGTCGACGACGACGCCGTCCTGCTGGAGGTCGCCCCCGGCGTGCGGTCCCGCTTCGCCCGCCCCGCGATCGCGCGGGTCGTCACCAAGGCGGAGCACCCCGTCGCGCCGGCCGCCGACGACGCGGACGCGGACGTCGTCAAGGAGTGA